In Dromaius novaehollandiae isolate bDroNov1 chromosome 4, bDroNov1.hap1, whole genome shotgun sequence, a single genomic region encodes these proteins:
- the SIGLEC1 gene encoding sialoadhesin, with protein MLLVPRLVLLAGLVPHALGSWGVSYPEALQDLTGSCVVVPCTFSYPGSVSASNGIVAIWYKDYDGQKTVVYHSAAQDEVDGRFRSRARLLGDPAEHNCTLLLGEVTPEDSGTYRFRFEIVNGDRWSAARDVVLTVLDDPKHPTTAADEEISEGATSTFSCFTPYACPFSSVALGWRGFNAQVSTVSSSIRLDTSGVNRSQTLTTSFSWKDHSKKLFCEVSLGSRKAAGEVLLRVRHAPKDTKVSVTPSAQNIRVGDAVSFTCTVNSSYPPITAYRWYKDGTAVAGERVLTLQQVRREDYGQYRCEAENPVGSGAAPAVTLYVFSAEISVSPAAEVREGTTAALSCDVPGRDSQDLNYTWYKNSVWLKEGHAHSLVFHDVAVGDTGYYSCKVQNDLGSVTSQAVSLSVTYPPRTPTIALFQETQDGKLAIVHCTVDSRPPATMALYHDGNLVATTGSHAAPSQRLSVTTSRNSLRLEIRGVEPADSGEYRCTASNAHGNATAARPFTARTARVLIRPSAEVREGDAVTLTCQAARPAATYAWYKNGRPLAESSEAVLLFPSVRSRDAGTFHCRAWSISGGDGDTSAAVPLRVLFPPRPPVLSSFLETQGGHLGIIQCTVDSDPEAQLTLLRGEAAVACTWGCHVAPNPRLRATPSHNSLKLEIREVVLEDEGTYVCLARNPQGNASASVGFTAETARIQADPSSRVLEGHAVNLTCRVSSGSPALLNFTWYRNGRQLPEASAASLAFQRVASADAGLYYCKATTDGTSRSSAAVSLDVLYPPRDPRVTPFLEMQRGRLAIFQCSVQSNPPAQLDLYKGDELVASSDPGSSPRQRVSVTASPNALRVEIRDVTLTDEGSYRFVATNAHGTASRRLYFRVQTARVLVVPSTEVTEGDDVSLTCDLMGDPPEDTVYSWYKNSKQVREGSDNFLALPRISSEAMGSYHCKAHSPAGASTSISPSISLRVFYPPREPVLASFLETSDGRLGILQCTVDSNPPAELALFKGDLLVASTAQPQPAAPPRLSASSSLNSLRVKIHAVVMEDEGAYVCLASNAYGNASTSGNFTAGTARVWISPSPDVREGDAVNLTCAVARSGQGTPTYAWYKDNAWLGDGPSPSLAFPRVAVTDAASYHCTVQTPEGTRSSSPSALNVLYPPRNLQMKAFLQTDEGTAAILTCAVESNPPAEMTLLRAGELLAASPAGGGGRRGPNALRLELGAAAGAEGEYECRARSPLGSTRASLPLRLQTVRVVARPAAEVPEGAGVTLSCEAPDAPPGTVYAWYKNTRWLAEGPAATLALAAAAPADTGAYSCQAGTGPGARRALPTALRVLYGPRDLSLTAFLESPGGRRAILHCTADSHPPAAITLRRGTDPAALASTQGPSDPRLRVRAAPNSLRVELSAVEPGDAGPYVCSASNAYGNASTAARLAAEPLRITVEPSPEVPEGAAATLTCSAAPWVGEEVNFTWYKNGHWLQEGPAGSLVFARVSSADAGSYRCHASGTRGSAASAPASLSVTYPPRSVSVLTFLETGSGRVGVVVCTTDSRPPAALALYRRGLLLASSRGPPAAGQHLRAVASHNALRLELGALGPEDAAEYTCVAANAAGNATATSYFNTRTLSHLLIFTVLAGLLIALICAAAVAFAAVRLWPRIRKFRGLPSAEDTFELNSKREQVQVDGAS; from the exons ATGCTCCTTGTCCCGCGGCTCGTCCTCCTGGCCGGCCTCGTCCCGCACG CCCTCGGCTCATGGGGCGTCAGCTACCCCGAAGCCCTGCAGGACCTGACGGGCTCGTGCGTCGTGGTCCCCTGCACCTTCAGCTACCCCGGCAGCGTCTCGGCCAGCAACGGCATCGTGGCCATCTGGTACAAGGACTACGACGGCCAGAAGACTGTGGTCTACCACTCGGCCGCCCAAGACGAGGTGGACGGCAGGTTCAGGAGCCGCGCCAGGCTCCTGGGGGACCCCGCGGAGCACAACTGCACGCTGCTGCTCGGGGAGGTGACACCCGAGGACAGCGGGACCTACAGGTTCCGGTTCGAGATCGTGAACGGCGACCGGTGGTCGGCTGCGCGGGACGTGGTGCTGACGGTGTTGG ATGACCCCAAGCACCCAACCACTGCGGCGGATGAGGAGATCTCCGAGGGGGCCACGTCCACCTTCAGCTGCTTCACTCCCTACGCCTGCCCCTTCAGCAGCGTCGCCTTGGGCTGGAGGGGCTTCAACGCGCAGGTCTCCACGGTGTCCTCCAGCATCCGGCTGGACACCAGCGGGGTGAATCGCAGCCAGACCCTCACCACCTCCTTCTCCTGGAAGGACCACTCTAAAAAGCTGTTCTGCGAAGTTTCTTTGGGGTCCAGGAAGGCCGCGGGGGAGGTGCTCCTGCGGGTGAGAC ATGCCCCTAAGGACACCAAGGTGTCGGTGACCCCCTCCGCGCAGAATATCCGTGTGGGCGACGCGGTGTCCTTCACCTGCACCGTCAACAGCAGCTACCCGCCCATCACCGCGTACCGGTGGTACAAGGACGGCACGGCTGTGGCCGGCGAGCGGGTCCTGACGCTCCAGCAGGTCCGTCGTGAGGACTACGGCCAGTATCGCTGCGAAGCCGAGAACCCGGTTGGGTCCGGAGCGGCGCCGGCTGTGACCCTCTACGTCTTCT ctgcagagATCTCTGTGAGCCCCGCGGCCGAGGTGCGGGAGGGGACCACGGCCGCGTTGTCCTGCGACGTGCCCGGCAGGGACAGCCAGGACCTCAACTACACCTGGTACAAGAACAGCGTGTGGCTCAAGGAGGGCCACGCTCACTCGCTGGTGTTTCACGACGTGGCCGTCGGCGACACGGGCTATTACTCCTGCAAGGTGCAGAACGACCTGGGCAGCGTGACGTCCCAGGCCGTCAGCCTGAGCGTGACAT ATCCCCCCCGGACCCCAACTATTGCCCTGTTCCAGGAGACGCAGGACGGCAAGCTGGCTATCGTGCACTGCACCGTGGACAGCCGCCCGCCGGCCACCATGGCCCTCTACCACGACGGGAACCTGGTGGCCACCACCGGCTCCCACGCGGCCCCCAGCCAGCGGCTCAGCGTCACCACCTCCCGCAACTCCCTGCGGCTGGAGATCCGCGGCGTGGAGCCGGCGGACAGCGGGGAATACCGCTGCACGGCCAGCAACGCCCACggcaatgccactgctgccagGCCCTTCACCGCCCGGA CTGCGCGGGTGCTGATCCGGCCCTCGGCGGAGGTGCGCGAAGGGGACGCCGTCACCCTGACGTGCcaggcggcccggcccgcggccacCTACGCCTGGTACAAGAACGGCCGGCCGCTGGCGGAGAGCTCGGAGGCGGTGCTGCTCTTCCCGTCCGTCCGCAGCCGGGATGCGGGCACTTTCCACTGCCGAGCCTGGAGCATCAGCGGCGGCGACGGTGACACCTCGGCAGCGGTGCCCCTGCGCGTGCTCT TCCCACCCAGACCACCAGTGCTGAGCTCCTTCCTAGAGACCCAGGGCGGGCACCTGGGCATCATCCAGTGCACCGTTGACAGCGACCCGGAGGCCCAGCTGACCCTGctcagaggagaagcagcagtagCCTGCACGTGGGGCTGCCACGTAGCCCCCAACCCACGGCTCCGCGCGACCCCCTCGCACAACAGCCTGAAGCTGGAGATCCGTGAGGTGGTGCTGGAAGATGAGGGCACCTACGTGTGCTTGGCGAGGAACCCGCAAGGCAACGCCAGTGCCTCCGTGGGCTTCACGGCCGAGA CTGCCCGGATCCAGGCAGATCCCTCCTCCCGGGTGCTGGAAGGCCACGCTGTCAACCTGACCTGCCGGGTGAGCAGCGGCTCCCCGGCTCTGCTTAACTTCACCTGGTACCGAAACGGCCGGCAGCTCCCCGAGGCCTCGGCGGCCTCCCTGGCGTTTCAGCGAGTGGCAAGCGCGGATGCCGGGCTCTACTACTGCAAAGCGACCACGGACGGGACCAGCCGGAGCTCCGCCGCGGTCTCCCTGGACGTGCTGT ACCCCCCAAGGGACCCCCGGGTGACTCCGTTCCTGGAGATGCAGCGAGGAAGGCTGGCCATCTTCCAGTGCTCGGTGCAGAGCAACCCTCCTGCCCAGCTGGACCTCTACAAGGGAGACGAGCTCGTGGCCTCCAGCGACCCcgggagcagccccaggcagcGGGTCAGCGTCACGGCCTCCCCAAACGCCCTCCGAGTGGAGATCCGGGACGTCACGCTGACGGACGAGGGCAGCTACCGCTTCGTCGCTACCAACGCACACGGCACCGCGTCCCGTCGCCTGTATTTCCGCGTGCAGA CGGCCAGAGTCCTTGTTGTGCCGTCCACGGAGGTGACGGAAGGAGACGACGTCTCCCTGACGTGCGACTTGATGGGAGACCCGCCGGAGGACACCGTCTACTCGTGGTACAAGAATAGCAAGCAAGTCCGAGAAGGCTCAGACAACTTCCTCGCCCTGCCCCGCATCTCTAGCGAAGCCATGGGCTCCTACCACTGCAAAGCCCACAGTCCCGCGGGAGCCAGCACCAGCATCTCTCCGTCCATCAGCCTACGAGTCTTCT ACCCACCTCGCGAGCCCGTGCTGGCCTCCTTCCTGGAGACGTCCGACGGGCGGCTGGGCATCCTGCAGTGCACCGTGGACAGCAACCCGCCGGCCGAGCTGGCCCTCTTCAAGGGAGACCTGCTCGTGGCTTCCACCGCGCAGCCccagcccgcggccccgccgcggctcaGCGCGTCCTCCTCGCTCAACAGCCTGCGGGTGAAGATCCACGCCGTGGTGATGGAGGACGAAGGGGCGTACGTGTGCTTGGCCAGCAACGCCTACGGCAACGCGAGCACCTCGGGGAACTTCACCGCGGGGA CTGCCAGGGTCTGGATCTCTCCCTCCCCGGACGTCCGTGAAGGCGACGCCGTGAACCTGACGTGCGCGGTGGCCCGCAGCGGCCAGGGAACGCCGACCTACGCCTGGTACAAGGACAACGCCTGGCTCGGCGACGGGCCTTCCCCATCGCTCGCCTTCCCCAGGGTGGCCGTCACCGACGCCGCCTCCTACCACTGCACCGTGCAAACGCCCGAGGGCACCCGGAGCTCTTCCCCCAGCGCCCTCAACGTCCTCT acccccccaggaaCCTGCAGATGAAGGCGTTCCTGCAGACGGACGAGGGGACGGCGGCCATCCTCACCTGCGCCGTGGAGAGCAACCCGCCCGCCGAGATGACCCTGCTCAGGGCCGGAGAGCTGCTGGCCGCCAGCCCGGCCGgtggcgggggccgccgggggcccaACGCCCTGCGGCTGGAgctgggggccgcggcgggggccgaggGCGAGTACGAGTGCCGGGCGCGCAGTCCCCTGGGCAGCACCCGCGCCTCCCTGCCCCTCCGCCTGCAGA CCGTCAGGGTGGTGGCACGACCCGCGGCCGAGGTGCCCGAGGGGGCCGGCGTGACGCTGAGCTGCGAGGCCCCCGACGCCCCGCCGGGCACCGTCTACGCCTGGTACAAGAACACGCGGTGGCTGGCGGAGGGTCCCGCTGCCACGCTGGCGCTGGCCGCCGCTGCGCCCGCCGACACCGGTGCCTACTCCTGCCAGGCCGGCACGGGGCCCGGTGCCCGCCGGGCGCTCCCCACCGCCCTGCGCGTCCTCT ACGGCCCCCGGGACCTGTCCCTTACGGCGTTCCTGGagagcccgggggggcggcgggccatCCTGCACTGCACCGCCGACAGCCACCCGCCCGCGGCCATCACCCTGCGCAGGGGCACCGACCCCGCTGCCCTGGCCTCCACGCAGGGACCCTCCGACCCGCGCCTGCGCGTCCGGGCGGCCCCCAACTCCCTGCGGGTCGAGCTGAGCGCCGTGGAGCCGGGGGACGCGGGGCCCTACGTCTGCTCGGCCAGCAACGCCTACGGCAACGCTTCCACCGCCGCGCGCCTGGCCGCAGAGC ccctCAGAATCACCGTGGAGCCCTCGCCCGAGGTCCCCGAAGGCGCCGCGGCCACCCTGACCTGCTCGGCGGCCCCGTGGGTCGGGGAGGAGGTGAACTTCACCTGGTACAAGAACGGCCACTGGCTGCAGGAGGGACCGGCCGGCTCCCTGGTCTTCGCCCGCGTCTCCAGCGCCGACGCCGGCTCCTACCGCTGCCACGCGAGCGGGACGCGCGGGAGCGCTGCCTCGGCCCCCGCCAGCCTGAGCGTCACCT ACCCCCCCCGGAGCGTGTCCGTCCTCACCTTCCTGGAGACCGGCAGCGGGCGGGTGGGCGTCGTGGTGTGCACCACCgacagccgcccgcccgccgccctcgcccTGTACCGCCGCGGCCTCCTCCTGGCCTCCAGCCgaggcccccccgccgccgggcagcaCCTCCGCGCCGTCGCCTCCCACAACGCCCTGCGCCTGgagctgggggccctggggcccgAGGACGCGGCCGAGTACACGTGCGTGGCCGCCAACGCCGCCGGCAACGCCACGGCCACCTCCTACTTCAACACGCGCA CGCTCTCCCACCTCCTCATCTTCACCGTCCTGGCGGGGCTGCTCATCGCCCTCATCTGCGCCGCCGCGGTGGCCTTCGCGGCCGTGAGGCTGTGGCCCAG GATAAGGAAGTTTAGGGGCCTGCCAAGCGCTGAGGACACCTTTGAACTGAACAGCAAACGGGAGCAGGTGCAG GTGGACGGAGCCTCCTAG